A window of Pirellula sp. SH-Sr6A contains these coding sequences:
- a CDS encoding protein kinase domain-containing protein, with protein MMEWADSSSESEPERRPKTQGKPEVKTDQIASLWKQSIVTNSDLHRTIKSDTGELTVSDSVYSIQPREIMESKDLQFGTSLDYELLEVIGEGGVGVVYAARQASIDRRVAIKMLRDEYRVRPEHRDKFLAEAVLTGELDHPNIVPIYDLGRNKDGELFYAMKNVVGTPWDRVINSQTLELNLEILHKVADAVAFAHSRGVIHRDLKPENVMLGGFGEVLVMDWGIAMPTEGFNKSSSILRSQAMGGTPAYMAPELASGPVERIGRASDVYLLGAILFEILSGKPPHDGNDVLECVRNAANNVIVETDRSGELMDIAMKAMETIPGRRYRTVQDFQKAIRNFEYHRESLALMESAKAELIAAEESANYAAFNHVIFAFGEAIKLWPENAEAREGLTNARMAYAEAAYRKEDFDLGLSVLEEEEFNAPELIARLKRGQSDRAARQARFTAIRRIAVVLGAFILVTGSLGSCVILFLYSRSVQLNDDLLGAQEELKGLVLLANDAKTVAEAEKQNAIQEQQRAETQTRIAESARLAADKSRLETASEKRKADESAYFAEIGLIGASIQQNSFLIAWNLLNGLEQSDAKSKLRHWEWGRFRFLVQGGTQKQTVAGVRTIDFPEDVVAIDSLKDGQQIAYGLLNGEFGLIDTTTGQKIASGRAGDRLFAIAFSPETGRIATSAWSAEHGYSVKVWLRKQDAFQAEDRNLDTTRIDSLAFHPDSHVPVLVGGGERKTVKVWNWKDGQTLKTFVGHLEGVACVRYSPDQRWIASSSTDGTVRVWDASQVQNDESSEVQRFSEHTSSVLSLDFSPDGRRIASGDSGGNIMVWPVSIRQAGQDAVQEIQLAIQGVPPKAIEYQHLRGHESSVHCIRFAQNGEDLVSCGSDNLVCLWKVPREAKKEASPVSRTSNQTGNSTDAQDGNVSPSRSFRGHGGWIRSCAFVGDRIASGGDDQRLKIWSPDHYREQQILSGGGIAALKARISPDGSSVATGYIDGSIKLWSRENGELLSVLREGHDYLANAARFVRDHQVLVTAAGDNTLRIWDVERGTQTAVLENSGRNIRFAVSRDERWLVSTGDQNGIPIWSLDKNVEVARLKSLDGDALGGEALNGKKPFAEPSAIAISGEGKKIASANREGFLTLWNVETKRPIRTWKAHKENIVECFFASAPSTLVQGECLVAVSTDGSISTWNTETGDEVPQSRIQTYAPLQSSAISKDGAHLACSAPLSKDSTRVWIFDRTTGKKLFQEDFADSMVQSLDFEFDTREQLAIMFIAPQRSTKSVTKIDLVSGQAQTFPVEGARNASLWGVLNDPTRKRLVTYGGRGARLWSTKWNRLISSFRPNVSICEIQYTPDGSQILSGSRDGTIQMWSVQDGRSQLQWEKVHPTEIVSMQFSSVGDRLISVDKTGLVVLWDVERAKPMQTAQLPIGMVPTAAVLSRDVSSFWIALSDGRVLRLDPKTLEIQAEMKAHSETVGCLALTANGLALATGSNDKSICVWDLSTNSKLATLVGHSAAITSLEFSRDSMRLLSSSQDTSVRIWDTRSIGYAREREAGRTILGELMALNYHRSAVNMAEFSSDGGSILSVGQEGDSVVWESEELPPHPRATQDQVEIPTLNAWSAVGHLFELSVPTPGNLSQHMMEVDCGVQDSLPFEVQLQLPVERYQQVGAKLLAKASEGGEGVPIAEIQRPRDSAKSLRLKPLRAATPAMIQDLLGAIAVRAVDSDALAETQGILYFRVLRAEDESLSSETQITLALDSADRGIALSSPADSSR; from the coding sequence ATGATGGAGTGGGCAGATTCATCGAGTGAGAGCGAACCGGAACGCAGACCGAAGACCCAGGGGAAACCCGAGGTTAAAACGGACCAAATCGCGTCACTCTGGAAGCAATCGATTGTTACGAATTCCGATCTTCACCGCACGATCAAATCGGATACCGGGGAACTGACGGTATCGGATTCGGTCTATTCGATCCAGCCTCGCGAGATAATGGAAAGCAAAGATCTCCAATTCGGTACGTCGCTCGACTACGAATTGTTGGAGGTGATTGGCGAAGGTGGAGTAGGGGTCGTCTATGCGGCGAGGCAGGCGAGCATCGATCGTCGCGTCGCGATCAAGATGCTTCGCGACGAGTATCGTGTGCGACCCGAACATCGGGACAAGTTTCTAGCTGAAGCAGTGTTAACGGGGGAATTGGATCACCCCAATATCGTCCCCATCTATGATTTGGGACGCAATAAGGATGGGGAACTGTTCTATGCGATGAAGAATGTGGTCGGTACCCCTTGGGATCGAGTCATCAACAGCCAAACGCTCGAGCTCAATTTGGAGATCCTCCACAAAGTCGCCGACGCTGTCGCATTCGCTCATTCGCGCGGGGTTATCCATCGCGATTTGAAACCCGAAAATGTCATGCTTGGAGGATTCGGTGAAGTCCTCGTCATGGACTGGGGCATTGCGATGCCTACGGAGGGTTTCAACAAATCGTCTAGCATTCTCCGCTCGCAGGCGATGGGTGGTACGCCGGCTTATATGGCACCGGAGTTAGCATCGGGGCCGGTCGAGCGAATCGGAAGGGCCTCCGATGTCTACCTGCTGGGGGCTATTCTCTTTGAGATATTATCGGGTAAGCCGCCGCATGACGGGAACGACGTCTTGGAGTGCGTGCGCAATGCCGCTAACAATGTCATCGTCGAGACCGATCGATCTGGTGAATTGATGGACATCGCGATGAAGGCGATGGAAACCATCCCGGGGCGCCGATATCGGACGGTTCAGGACTTTCAGAAAGCGATTCGCAACTTCGAATACCATCGCGAAAGTCTCGCTCTGATGGAAAGCGCCAAGGCGGAGTTGATCGCGGCGGAGGAGTCGGCAAACTACGCAGCGTTCAACCACGTTATCTTCGCATTTGGTGAAGCGATCAAACTATGGCCAGAAAATGCGGAAGCGAGAGAAGGACTTACCAATGCGAGGATGGCGTATGCGGAGGCAGCCTACCGCAAGGAGGATTTTGACCTTGGACTTTCAGTCTTGGAGGAAGAGGAGTTCAATGCTCCAGAGCTGATTGCCAGACTAAAACGAGGTCAGTCCGATCGAGCTGCCCGACAGGCAAGATTCACAGCGATCAGGCGGATCGCCGTGGTGCTCGGCGCTTTTATCCTGGTCACGGGCTCGCTGGGTTCCTGCGTGATCCTGTTTCTCTATAGCAGGTCGGTTCAACTCAACGATGACTTGCTGGGGGCTCAAGAAGAACTAAAGGGTCTAGTTCTACTCGCAAACGACGCAAAAACCGTGGCGGAGGCCGAAAAGCAGAATGCCATCCAGGAACAGCAGCGAGCGGAAACCCAGACTCGCATCGCGGAATCGGCGAGGCTCGCGGCCGACAAATCAAGGTTGGAGACAGCGAGCGAGAAACGCAAAGCGGATGAAAGCGCTTACTTCGCCGAAATCGGTTTGATCGGTGCTAGCATCCAACAAAACAGTTTTCTCATCGCATGGAATTTGCTCAATGGACTAGAGCAATCCGATGCCAAAAGCAAGCTGCGGCATTGGGAGTGGGGAAGGTTTCGATTTTTGGTTCAAGGCGGAACCCAAAAGCAGACGGTCGCAGGCGTTCGCACAATCGACTTTCCTGAAGATGTCGTTGCGATCGATTCCCTGAAGGACGGGCAACAGATTGCATACGGGTTGCTCAATGGCGAGTTTGGGTTGATCGACACTACCACCGGTCAGAAGATCGCTTCGGGACGAGCCGGCGACCGATTGTTCGCTATTGCCTTCTCTCCTGAAACCGGACGCATCGCTACCTCCGCGTGGAGTGCGGAACACGGTTATTCGGTAAAGGTGTGGTTAAGGAAGCAGGACGCGTTTCAAGCAGAGGATCGGAACCTGGATACGACACGGATCGATTCGCTTGCGTTTCACCCCGATTCCCATGTTCCCGTGCTCGTCGGTGGGGGGGAGAGAAAGACGGTGAAGGTATGGAACTGGAAAGACGGACAGACCTTGAAGACCTTCGTAGGCCATTTGGAGGGTGTGGCCTGCGTCCGATACTCCCCGGATCAACGCTGGATTGCCTCATCAAGCACGGATGGGACCGTTCGAGTTTGGGACGCATCCCAAGTCCAAAACGATGAGTCGTCCGAGGTGCAACGATTTTCCGAACATACCTCATCAGTCTTATCCCTCGATTTTTCCCCCGATGGCCGACGGATTGCCTCGGGTGATAGCGGTGGAAATATCATGGTATGGCCTGTTTCGATTCGACAGGCGGGGCAGGATGCAGTTCAGGAAATACAGTTGGCGATCCAGGGTGTGCCACCCAAAGCGATCGAATACCAACATTTGCGAGGACATGAATCAAGCGTTCATTGCATTCGGTTCGCTCAAAACGGAGAGGATCTCGTCAGTTGCGGGAGCGATAATCTCGTCTGCTTGTGGAAGGTGCCGCGAGAGGCCAAAAAAGAAGCTTCCCCCGTGTCCCGCACATCAAACCAAACCGGGAATTCAACGGATGCCCAGGACGGGAACGTTTCACCCAGCCGATCGTTTCGTGGACATGGCGGTTGGATCCGGTCCTGTGCCTTTGTCGGCGATCGAATAGCCAGCGGAGGAGATGACCAGCGACTCAAGATATGGAGCCCGGATCACTACCGAGAACAGCAGATTTTGTCGGGCGGTGGTATTGCAGCGCTCAAAGCGAGAATCTCTCCCGATGGTTCGAGCGTCGCGACCGGTTATATCGATGGCTCGATCAAGCTTTGGTCCAGAGAGAACGGAGAGCTACTGAGTGTGCTGCGCGAGGGACACGATTACTTAGCCAATGCGGCACGTTTCGTTCGCGATCACCAAGTCCTCGTCACCGCGGCAGGTGACAACACCCTTCGAATCTGGGACGTCGAACGAGGAACACAAACAGCTGTTCTGGAGAATAGTGGTCGTAACATTCGTTTCGCAGTCTCAAGAGACGAACGATGGCTCGTTTCAACAGGGGATCAAAATGGAATCCCCATTTGGTCGTTGGACAAGAACGTCGAAGTCGCGCGATTGAAGTCGTTGGACGGCGATGCATTGGGTGGAGAAGCATTGAATGGTAAGAAACCATTCGCGGAACCGAGCGCCATTGCGATTTCCGGTGAAGGAAAAAAGATCGCGTCCGCAAATCGGGAAGGATTCCTCACGCTTTGGAACGTGGAAACAAAGAGACCCATTCGAACATGGAAGGCGCACAAAGAGAACATCGTCGAATGCTTCTTTGCATCAGCTCCTTCCACGTTGGTGCAGGGGGAGTGCCTGGTGGCTGTCAGCACCGATGGGAGCATCAGTACGTGGAATACAGAAACGGGAGATGAAGTTCCCCAATCTCGGATCCAGACCTATGCACCGTTGCAGTCGTCGGCGATTTCAAAGGACGGGGCTCACTTGGCTTGCTCTGCTCCCCTATCAAAGGATTCAACGCGAGTTTGGATATTTGATCGTACCACCGGAAAGAAATTGTTTCAGGAGGATTTCGCCGACTCGATGGTCCAGTCGCTCGACTTCGAGTTCGATACCCGAGAGCAACTCGCCATTATGTTCATTGCCCCGCAGCGGTCGACCAAGTCGGTGACTAAGATCGATCTGGTTAGTGGGCAAGCACAAACCTTTCCGGTCGAAGGCGCGCGAAATGCTTCGCTCTGGGGTGTGTTGAACGACCCGACGCGAAAACGTTTGGTGACTTATGGAGGTCGTGGCGCACGCCTCTGGAGTACGAAATGGAATCGATTGATTTCCAGTTTTCGTCCCAACGTGTCTATCTGTGAAATCCAGTACACCCCAGACGGCTCCCAAATTCTCAGTGGAAGCCGCGATGGGACCATTCAAATGTGGTCCGTGCAGGATGGAAGAAGTCAATTGCAGTGGGAAAAGGTGCATCCGACGGAGATCGTCAGTATGCAGTTTTCCTCCGTGGGCGATCGTTTGATTTCGGTCGATAAGACAGGCTTGGTTGTTCTGTGGGATGTCGAGCGAGCCAAACCGATGCAGACAGCGCAGCTTCCAATCGGAATGGTTCCTACCGCAGCGGTTCTTTCCCGCGATGTTTCCTCGTTTTGGATCGCCCTTTCCGATGGACGCGTTCTTCGGTTGGATCCCAAGACTTTGGAGATTCAAGCGGAAATGAAGGCGCATTCGGAGACGGTGGGCTGTCTCGCCCTAACAGCGAATGGCCTCGCGTTAGCGACTGGTTCGAATGACAAGTCTATTTGCGTTTGGGATCTGTCGACAAATTCAAAACTTGCAACATTGGTGGGCCACTCTGCGGCCATCACGTCCCTGGAGTTTTCTCGAGACTCCATGAGACTCCTTTCTTCGAGTCAAGATACCTCGGTTCGTATCTGGGACACGCGAAGCATTGGCTATGCGAGAGAACGAGAGGCAGGTCGTACCATCCTGGGAGAGTTGATGGCACTCAATTACCATCGCTCGGCCGTGAACATGGCCGAGTTCTCAAGCGATGGGGGCTCGATTTTGTCGGTGGGGCAGGAGGGGGATAGCGTGGTTTGGGAGTCGGAAGAACTGCCGCCGCATCCGCGCGCGACACAGGACCAAGTGGAGATCCCGACACTCAATGCTTGGAGTGCCGTTGGCCACCTATTCGAGTTGAGCGTCCCGACTCCAGGAAATCTTTCTCAGCACATGATGGAAGTCGATTGCGGCGTTCAAGATTCGTTGCCCTTCGAAGTGCAACTTCAGCTTCCGGTCGAACGTTATCAGCAGGTCGGGGCGAAACTCCTAGCGAAGGCCTCGGAGGGGGGCGAGGGAGTTCCCATCGCTGAAATCCAGCGACCTCGCGACAGCGCGAAAAGCCTTCGATTGAAGCCGCTTCGAGCCGCAACTCCGGCGATGATCCAAGATCTGCTGGGAGCGATCGCCGTCCGGGCGGTTGATTCGGAT